The DNA window TCCTAAGAGGGTTAAAGAACTGCAGGCTTTCTTAGGCTGCAATCGTGTTTATAGACAACTTATCTACAACTTCAGCTCTAGCACTCTTCCACTATCTCTTCTTAAATGTAAACGATGACATTGGTTTACACAGGCGCAGAGTGTGTTTGTTACTTTAAGAGAGCTTTCACATCTGCTCCAGGTTTTAAATCCTTATTTTTCCAGCCTGTTTGTTGTACAGGCGGATGTCTGTGACCTGACACTGAGGAAAGATTAAATTGGAGGTCCTCACCTGCCCGTCATCTGTGTCTATGACACAACCCCAAACGTTCCCCCAGGGAGCCCCCTGCAAACTCCTGAGTGTCTCGCTCCCACTGTCTTTACCCACCTCAGACCGGTCTTAACACAACTCTTAGCTGTTATCTGCACATTGCTCATAATTAGTTTTGTTCCAGCATTGACCAGAGGATGGTGGGCTCCCCTTTTGACTCTTGGTTCTTCCCGATtttctggggggggggggggggggggggggttccccCTGCCACTGTCACCTCTGCAGCTTGGGGCTTGGACTCAGAAattctgtaaaactgctttgtgaaAGCACCAGGTGTTTAACTGAACTGAATATGAAACTGTGCactggtgtgactgtgtgagactctccactggtgtgagtgtgtgaaactgtccacaggtgtgagtgtgtgactgggtgaatgtgagatattgttcacaggtgtgagtgattgggtaagtgtgtgagtgactgggtgagtgtgtgatattgtgcacaggtgtgtgtgtgtgagagtgactgggtgagtgtgtgagtgaaaatgttttttttgtgtgtgtgtgtgctcagttcagtacaatgaataaaaataataatattgtaaCACAAACTCTCTGACAGCGATGCGTGACGTGGGACAGTGAAGAGTCTAAATTTTTCAGATTGGGTTTTGTTTTAATGAATggagaaattaaaacaatgcaTTCAGGAAAAGTTCTTTGTACAAAACAACATCCGAAATCACTGCATTATTTACAAACGCACCACTGCTGTCATCACGTGGgataaaaccttgtatctccaaaaaggAGGAAACACACTTTCATCAGGATTTAAACAGAGGCTGGTGTTTCTGTCtgagaacaaaaacaaagtgataatggagatatgaggtttatCAGGACATGCTCAGTTCAGAAGCTTGAGTACCAGGTcagtaataaaaacacagcagtttACAGGCCTCACACACTAAATAGAgcatgtttataaatgtgtcTCTCTCGCGTAGCTGCaggtctcagggtcctgggtgggcTCCCCTCCTCGGGTTACTGtctgaggagcgtggtgtgttctccctgtgtttgtgtgggtttcctctgggtgtgcAAAGTTGTCCACTGTTCTTTAGTCAGTTTTCTACAAACGTTCACCAGTCACTCAAACTAAAACCACTCCATCCATCACTGCTGTCTCTTGAGTTGTCATGGCAACAGCTCACTCATGGACGTCTGTGGGATCAGTGTGACCTTGTGCTAGCGTTGGTGGAGCTCAGGGTTTACATGGTTCACTCACTTTTCCGACCAGAAGAGATGTCTTTGATACTCAAAgatgttctgtttgtttgtgttttagtgATTAAGACATTGTAGTGGGCAACGCCACTGACTGGGGTTCAGATCCCGCTCAGGTAGGTCCACCACACTCCATCAATAAAAGAGTCACAGTTCAAGACCCCTAACTCAACATGGCTGGAACTGTACGTTACACTGGACGACCCAAACAGCGGCGTGTCTAAGAGAGAGCTGTCCAGTTTTGGTTGAAGTAGCCATTAAGCAAAGGACTCCTGAGTGATGGATCTGTGTGTTGGGGAGATTGAGAGTGAAATCCCATGAGATGCCCCAGCCATCCACAAACCAAACCCAGGAGAAACAGCACTCCCTCTCCCCCAAGCCTTCTGTGCAGTGCTAGCCAAGTGtgaactgatgatgtcacagaaGGTGCATtcagtgctctcctccaagcatgttgagctctaATGACAGTGTGTTAGGATGCAGATCAGAAAGATGTGGTGGACTTTCATCATGCCTTGCACCTTCATGCACTTCATGATCAGGGGAGTCTTAGGCATCGGCTGAGAATATTTAGCATTTTCAATGTCCATAGTTCAGTGTTAATTTATATTGATGGTGTTTGTTGGAGATTCGAATCCAGAGCCACGTATAATCTTGTACTTGGTAACAGATGAATTGAGCTAGGAGTCTTCACCAAGTGACTCTTTCTGGTGTAGTGTTCCTGTctgagctgggaatcaaacccgagTCTGCCGAGTGTAAGCAAGTGGTGTTAACCATTACACTATCCAGCCCCTGTGGTTTGAAAGGTATGTGACAGTCTCTAGTCGTGGCCTGTGTTGGAGGAGTCCAGTTCTATTTGAAGTGGTAGAAGGTAAGTGTCCGTTGAAAATGTCCAGTTGCAGCTGTAGTAGTTGTTGTGTGATTACTGCTGCTCTCTACGTCTGTATCTGATGAGGGGGTTGTGGGGGGTGTGGATCATTGTGGTGTAGTTAACAGAGGGGAAGTATCCGTCGACCAGATGGAAATCATACAGGCGCAGCATCGTGGACCAAATTGTTTTTATCTGGACGTACGCAAAGTTCTCCCCAATGCAGCGGTGACGACCTGAGAGGGAAACAACACAACAGTATTGCACCATTATCTACATCCGCCCAACACATGTTTAATTAATGCCATCATCCAAACAGCTCCCTCTAGTGGTGAATAAAACTGAGCACTGCTTGTCTGACCTGCTCCAAAGGGAATGTATGCGAATTTCTCTCCGCCGGCAGGGTTTTCTCCAAGGTAGCGGTCGGGGTTGAAGTCCAGGCGGTTGGTCCATGTGTCCTGCAGACGATGATTCACCGTCggagaaacacacacctggTGTCCGACTGGGATGGTGTAGTCCCCCACCTTCTGCAGAGGGGCAAAAATTGTTGAAGGAACCTACTGTGAGCATGAATCTTATTCAGTGTGTATGAACACTGAAcaccatgatgctgccaccaccatatttgacagtggggatggtgtgttcaaagttcaagggggccgaatactttcacAAGGCACTGTACGTACCTGAGGAGTTCGCGCCATTCTCATCATGGTCATGATCGGTGGCCGAAGCCTCAGGGTTTCCTTCAGGCATCGATCCAACAAAGTCAGGTCCTTCAACTGCCACAAAAACACGAAATTAACAATTGCAGGGACTTGTAATTACAGGCCGTGaaagaacaaacacaaaataaaacatctccaTGTCCTCAGACCTGTCCTACCGGACATCTCTAAAGGAGGGAATGTGCTGCTGTTGGATTATTTAAATCTGAGCTTCTACTGGCTGTTCCTATGCAAATCGTGGGAGGACATGTCTGTTTTTTTCAGTTAGTCTGAACACTGTGTGGGGATGAATGTCTCCAGTCTGAGCACAGCCCAGCCGTTCTCATACAAACACACTAGTCTTTGGAGACAGAATGAAGCGCTTACAAACATGAACATACAGCTGCAAATGGAGAAAAGGTCTGGGGAAAAACAGGAATAGGTGGGAAGGTCTGGAATTGGAGGGAAGGTTTAAAATAGCAATGAGGTTCTGAAGTTAGAGAGAAGGTCTGGAACTGAAAAAAACTAATGAAAGATTGCAACACAGGATTGTCCAGATAGTGGATAAGCAGCCCCAATCAAGTTCCTAAGCCATTCAAGTAGTCCTGCATGTTCAGGGTGCATCATTGTTTGTACATATTATCCgtcaacatttaaattaaatgaaacacGGGTGGTTAAGCAACTAGGCTTTTAACAGGAAGGTCGTAAATGACCTAACCCCCCAACTGCTAGGACAGCTCTGGTGCATGATGACTGCACTCTGGTCATGTTGGAGAGAAGGCAGGGGATTATGGGTGCTGTAGTGTTAGTGATGATGCCGGACTGACCTGGTCATACTAGAGAGGAGGCAGGGGATTATGGGTAGTGTAGTGTTAGAGATGACGCTGGACTGACCTGGTCATATTGGAGAGGAGGCAGGGTTTCTCCACAGACTTGTTTCTGTTCATTATAGCAGCGTTCCTGTAGGGGGCGATCTCTCGCCAGGAAAAAGCCGAGCCAGGCGCTTGTGGTAGAGGACGTGTGCTGTCCCGCCAACAACAGACCAATCAGCATCCCTGCAATTTCATCATCGTTCAGGGGATGCCCATCTCTaccaagagagggagagacagacagtgagataTGTGCAGCTTAAATGcaggacactgtcggctggatgtttttggtcggtggactattcagtccagcactgacactgaggggtttaaaaactccagcagcactgctgtgtctgatccactctacaccagcacaacacacactaacacaccaccaccacgtcagtgtcactgcagcgctgacacTTTAAACTGATTTCTGGTCAAGTTACAATCTGTAGTTAACAGATTCACCACATGAAGGCAACTTCGATCCATCTCTGACATTCACTGTGTGGGTGAATGTTATGAAGCACAAAAGaaatggtgtaaaaaaaaataaataaatgcacaaatatttaatatatgatataaacaaataaaataatacttatattaatacattttgttatgaataattatatcatcattattttatttaattgatgtctgcatttccatattttttcactttctaaagtgaaattatttaatttatttctaaaTTACGTTTATAAAAttgtagtaaaaaaaattacattatttattcatggatttctatatttctgtatttatgtattattataaatttataTTGATTTCCTTATTTCCACATATCTACATTAATTTCTGTAtttcaacatttatttattatttatttagtttgtttatatgtttactAAATTACTTATTTTTGCCTATGTCATTTTCCATCCTCCATACATTTCAGGAACACAGGGCACGTCAGTGATGGACCGGTGTCGTCCTCATGTGGTGAGTCTGTGAACTACTCCCATTTTGACTATGTTACAGTTTAATGTAGCTCGGGACAGAAAGTGAAGACAGTAAACGGTGGTGGACGCAGGGCTCATGCCTGAACACAGTTTGAAGAAGGTGATCAAGTATAATCTATCTAATGCACCTTTAAGGCAGTTTACACATCAggagtgtgtaatgtgtaacaAAGGGATGTCGTACTTGTAGGTGGCATCTATGAGCGTCTGCAGAATGTCGTCTTCTTTCTCCTCCGACCGTCTGCGTTTCTCTATCACTTTATAAAAGATGTTCTTAATCTCTCGATGAGCTTGATCTCTCCGTCTGCAATAAATCACAACATCTGTATAGGACAGGTGTGTTCAGGACAGGTATGTGCTTTGGTGTGCTGTATTTAAGACAAGTGTTGTTTGGAGAAAAGTATTCTGGACAAGTGTTCAGGGAGTGCGTTTACCTGAAGCTGGGCAGGTGAGAGTGCGTTTACCTGAAGCTGGGCAGGTGAGAGTGCGTTTACCTGAAGCTGGGCAGGTGAGAGTGCGTTTACCTGAAGCTGGGCAGGTGAGAGTGCGTTTACCTGAAGCTGGGCAGGTGAGAGTGCGTTTACCTGAAGCTGGGCAGGTGAGAGTGCGTTTACCTGAAGCTGGGCAGGTGAGAGTGCGTTTTCCTAAAGCTGGGCAGGTGAGAGTGCGTTTTCCTAAAGCTGGGCAGGTAAGAGTGTATTTTCTTAATGCTGAgcaggtgagtgtgtatttTTGAAAAACTGGACAGGTGAGTATGTTTACCTGAAGCTGGACAGGTGACTGTATTTACCTGAAGCTGGACAGGTGACTGTGTATTTACCTGAAGCTGGACAGGTGACTGTGTATTTACCTGAAGCTGGGAAGGGGCAGCCAGCCTGGTAGCAACCAGGCAGCATGGGTAAATCCTCCATCTAGATCAGCGTAGAGCTGGGCCACTTTTTCATCCAACATGCTGCGGATTTCTCTGCCATGTAAACACCTGCTCGCTGTCAGGATTATCAGCTCGGATAGAGCCTCAAAtagatctgagagagagagaaagaacaggtCCATCACTCCCGAGGACACAGTTCCACATCTCCACAGGGCTTTCCACCCTTCTGGTGGACTCTTGTCATTGAGTAGGGAGACACTGGGCCCATGTGAAGCTGCTCTAGACAGCCCTGTTACTTCCTATGCTTTATTACAGATTGTTTATATCTTTCTTACTCTTCACTCCACTGTCCCCCCAGCGTTTGAAGTAGTCCCTGGTCTCCTCCTCGATGACCTCCACGTGTTTTTTAAAGTGAGCTATGTTCAGACCCGTCTTCAGCATCTTCTTCTGCTCCAGAAAAACCTGGATGACACACACATGAAATGATACACACTTTAGTAGAACACATAAACATCAGAGGAACATGCATACAACAAACACAGAATGCCATGGCCTCTGGGTCTTCCAGGTGGTTGCTCAGAGATATTTAACACTCAGGTGTAAATGTACAGGTGAGTAACATACGTTGTTAGGTATGTCATAGGCAACCCCCTTTCCAAACACTGGGGTGGTGAGGCGAGAGTAAACATCCTCAGCGTTCAGCTCCTCGTTTTTGCTGTTGAAGAGCAGTGAGGCTGCGTCGCTCCCCAGCAGGTACGTGAAGGTCTTCCCCACCATTGTGAAACTCACCACCGGGCCGTACTGAAAattataaacaaacatatacatTATACCTGTGAACATAAACTCCCTACAGTACAGGGAGAAAACTGCTGTTGTGCTCCAGGTGGTTGCTGGGATGTTGATATCTGGTATTCCAGGTTGGCTGCTGCAGCGTAGTTTGGTCTAGGTGTTTCAGGTGGTTAAATAGTGTTGTGAGATGGTTACTGTGGTTTCTCTAGGTGGTTGCTACAATATTCTTAGGTGGTCACAGTGGTATCTATAGGTGGTCTAGATGGTTGCAACGGTGTTATTATATGGTTACTGTGGTTTCTCTAGGTGGTCCAGGTAGTTGCTAGGGTGTTCTTAGTTGGTTACTGTGGTATCTATAGGTGGTCTGGGTGATTGCAATGGTGTTATGAGATGGTTACTATTGTATCTCTAGGTggtccaggtggttgctagggtgtacTTAGATGGTTACAGTGGTATCTCTAGGTggtccaggtggttgctagggtgttcTTAGGTGATTAATGTGGTATCTCTAGGTggtccaggtggttgctagggtgttcTTAGGTGATTAATGTGGTATCTTGCCAGGTGGACCCTTACCTTCTCATAGGCATTTTCCAGAAACTCAATGGGGCTTTTCGAGAAGGCGATGGCTTGGCCCAGGTAGGGAACGGTGGACGGAATAAATGGAGGGAACTTCCgaggaaagaaaagaacaaaaacaaaatcaacaaaactgtcctaaacctattttaatttgcccattaactcacacatgtgtaattaatacattatttaaattaataatacaacTTACATATACAATTGTACACACTAAAATTCCTATTTTAGAAATGGTTAAGTTATTTATAGAAATTTGAATTATCACATCACTGTGTTTAAACTTTTGAGAGATCCTCTAAAGTTGTAAACTATAGAGTTGGTGTAGTGTAGCTTAGTGTAGTATTAAAGTTGTGttactcactgtgtgtgttgtgtctcgGTGCTGGTGTCGGAACAGGACTCTGGAGAGATAAGCCAGAGTTAAGGTGAAAGCAGAGGTGGCCAGGAGTATCGACGTCAAGTTCTCGCTCATTTTCTCCACACTGACTTCCAGAACACCCATCTCTGAGCCGTAAACCTGCTTCTTCCCCATTGAGAAATTAGGAAAAACAAGGAGAACTTATGAGACAGGTTGAGACATCAGCAAAACCCAGAGAGATCAGGATAAAGGAGGAAAACAAGGAGTCATTAGGGAAACAAAGAGAAATCAGGAGAAACCAGACAAAATCAGGATGAAGATTGATATATCAGGTGAAACCATGGGATATCGGGAGATTATATAGGAAATTATGAGAAATAATGAGAAACTGggaaaaaacaggagaaatcaAATATACCAGGGCAAAACAACCAGGATAAAGTaggagaaacaaataaacaaaaaagaagacATCATGAGAAACCAGGGGAAATAGAGAGAAACCATGAGAAATCATTAGAAACCAGGGAAAATGTGGAGAAACCAGGACAAAGATGGAGAAATGAGAATAAACCTGGAGATATTATGAAAAAGTTGGAGAAATTAGAAGAAACCTGTAGAAAACAGGACAAATCCACAGATATATAGAGAAATCTGGAGGTACAAGGAACAATCACGATAACAGACAACAGGATGAACcaagagaaagatggagagaacaGGACAGTCTAGGAGAAAACAGAAGAATTTTGGGTAATTCAAGATAAATCAATACAAACCAGGAGACACCTGGAGAAATGAGGAGAAATGGGGGTAAACTTCACTTCTTCGCGAGTATTAACCTGTAAACAATCACTAAACCCCACCCCCTCACGAACCTCCTCACTCGGACTCCCTATCCTGACTGGTCTGAGCGGCCTGTCACTCGTGGTGACCCCACGCTTCACATGCGGTGGCCTTATAGCGCAAGCCCCGCCTCTTCTTTGCTCGGATTGGCCCGCTGTTACCCATAGTCCCACCTCCTCCTCGCCTCTCCCGCGGCAGTGATCCAAAGCAGTCAACAACTACGGGCCAATGACAGCGCAGCAGTCTGCTGGAAGCGTTGTGATTGGTTCGCGTGGGTCTGCCCCgcactctgattggttcgctgCGGCTGAACTGATGTCTGCATATTTGACGTCACAGTTCTTCGTGTTTGAGCCTCTGCAGGATCTGCTTTAATAAATATATCTGctgtaaatgttattattatagaATTATACAACAACGACTACAGAGAGTTTGATAAGTTTAATAACGCCTAACGTTAATATAAACTCTGATTTAGAATATTTCACACCACTaaagttgtttatttatatttatgtattattattattatataaacagacgagttaaaaacacatacactgcAGATGATTGTAGTGTTAATTAGACATTATTTAGGATATCTTAAATATTACTTTAAAATTGGACTAATATcagtaaatatttaatgaattaattttataattaataataaattaattaatatatttttaaacagttcAGTGATTAACACTGAGAATTCATAAAACATCTGTTCATGAATAGATTAcaatacaatatttatttattatcaataaataaatacaattaaagtGGTCTATAGACATTTAAAACTCAAGGTTAAATACACTGTTGTTACTCAAGTTTCATTTTCCttctttaaattttatttattgatgtttgtgaattttttgttcttttatataattttatactgatatatttaataatgtgATTAAcaaggaactccatcgctccagagaacacagttccactgttccacacaccagaggaacaccatcactccagagaacacagttccactgttccacacaccagaggaaccccatcactccagagaacacagttccactgttccacacaccagaggaaccccatcactccagagaacacagttccactgttccacacaccagaggaaccccatcactccagagaacacagatccactgttccacacaccagaggaaccccatcgctccagagaacacagttccactgttccacacaccagaggaaccccatcgctccagagaaaacagttccactgttccacacaccagaggaaccccatcgctccagagaacacagttccactgttccacacaccagaggaaccccatcgctccagagaaaacagttccactgttccacacaccagaggaaccccatcactccagagaacacagttccactgttccacacaccagaggatctccatcactccagagaacacagttctactgttccacacaccagaggaaccccatcactccagagaacacagttccactgttccacacaccagaggacctccatcactccagagaacacagttccactgttccacacaccagaggaactccatcactccagagaacacagttccactgttccacacaccagaggatctccatcgctccagagaacacagttctactgttccacacaccagaggaaccccatcgctccagagaacacagttccactgttccacacaccagaggaactccatcgctccagagaacacagttccactgttccacacaccagaggaactccatcactccagagaacacagttccactgttccacacaccagaggaaccccatcactccagagaacacagttctactgttccacacaccagaggacctccatcactccagagaacacagttccactgttccacacaccagaggaactccatcactccagagaacacagttccactgttccacacaccagaggaaccccatcactccagagaacacagttccactgttccacacaccagaggatctccatcgctccagagaacacagttccactgttccacacaccagaggaaccccatcgctccagagaacacagttccactgttccacacaccagaggatctccatcgctccagagaacacagttccactgttccacacaccagaggaactccatcactccagagaacacagttccactgttccacacaccagaggaactccatcactccagagaacacagttccactgttccacacaccagaggaaccccatcactccagagaacacagttctactgttccacacaccagaggacctccatcactccagagaacacagttccactgttccacacaccagaggaactccatcactccagagaacacagttccactgttccacacaccagaggaaccccatcactccagagaacacagttccactgttccacacaccagaggatctccatcgctccagagaacacagttccactgttccacacaccagaggaaccccatcgctccagagaacacagttccactgtttcacacaccagaggatctccatcgctccagagaacacagttctactgttccacacaccagaggaaccccatcgctccagagaacacagttccactgttccacacaccagaggaaccacatcactccagagaacacagttccactgttccacacaccagaggaaccccatcactccagagaacacagttccactgttccacacaccagaggaaccccatcactccagagaacacagttccactgttccacacaccagaggaaccccatcactccagagaacacagttccactgttccacacaccagaggaactccatcactcaagagaacacagttccactgttccacacaccagaggaactccatcactccagagaacacagttccactgttccacacaccagaggaaccccatcactccagagaacacagttccactgttccacacaccagaggatctccatcgctccagagaacacagttccactgttccacacaccagaggaaccccatcgctccagagaacacagttccactgttccacacaccagaggatctccatcgctccagagaacacagttctactgttccacacaccagaggaaccccatcgctccagagaacacagttccactgttccacacaccagaggaaccccatcactccagagaacacagttccactgttccacacaccagaggaaccccatcactccagagaacacagttccactgttccacacaccagaggaactccatcactccagagaacacagttccactgttccacacaccagaggaaccccatcactccagagaacacagttccactgttccacacaccagaggaaccccatcactacagagaacacagttccactgttccacacaccagaggaaccccatcactccagagaacacagttccactgttccacacaccagaggaaccccatgactccagagaacacagttccactgttccacacaccagaggaaccccatcactccagagaacacagttctactgttccacacaccagaggaaccccatcactccagagaacacagttccactgttccacacaccagaggaaccccatcactccagagaacacagttccactgttccacacaccagaggaactccatcactcaagagaacacagttccactgttccacacaccagaggaaccccatgactccagagaacacagttccactgttccacagaccttagactcatgtgtCCTGTCTCAGCCGCTGTCCTCTCGTTATAAGGCTGCTGTAATGCGGGTTGTGTCCTGCAGGTGTCAGTAGCGCGCTGAGGGCGCTGTGTGTGATTCAGACTCGGACTCGGAGAAGCagcgcagtgtgtgtgtgactttacTCAGAGGAGTTTAATCTCGGGATATTCGGATTAAACCCGAGTTTTCTCGGCGGAATCATGACGGTGTGCAGTTTTTTCCTCCAGGGGCGGTGTAGATACGGAGATAAATGCTGGAACGAGCACCcccgaggaggaggaggaggaggaggaggaggaagaggaggaggtgagTAAACAAACATTAGTTTCTGCAATAAATAATCTCCTTCAcctcctgtctgtctctcagcctcctgtctctgtcctgtgTCTCCTTTCCTTCAcctcctgtctgtctctcagcctcctgtctctgtcctgtgTCTCCTTTCCTTCGcctcctgtctgtctctcagcctcctgtctctctcctgtGTCTCCTTTCCTTCGcctcctgtctgtctctctgtcagtgtcctgtgtcTCCT is part of the Hoplias malabaricus isolate fHopMal1 chromosome 4, fHopMal1.hap1, whole genome shotgun sequence genome and encodes:
- the cyp51 gene encoding lanosterol 14-alpha demethylase gives rise to the protein MGVLEVSVEKMSENLTSILLATSAFTLTLAYLSRVLFRHQHRDTTHTFPPFIPSTVPYLGQAIAFSKSPIEFLENAYEKYGPVVSFTMVGKTFTYLLGSDAASLLFNSKNEELNAEDVYSRLTTPVFGKGVAYDIPNNVFLEQKKMLKTGLNIAHFKKHVEVIEEETRDYFKRWGDSGVKNLFEALSELIILTASRCLHGREIRSMLDEKVAQLYADLDGGFTHAAWLLPGWLPLPSFRRRDQAHREIKNIFYKVIEKRRRSEEKEDDILQTLIDATYKDGHPLNDDEIAGMLIGLLLAGQHTSSTTSAWLGFFLARDRPLQERCYNEQKQVCGETLPPLQYDQLKDLTLLDRCLKETLRLRPPIMTMMRMARTPQKVGDYTIPVGHQVCVSPTVNHRLQDTWTNRLDFNPDRYLGENPAGGEKFAYIPFGAGRHRCIGENFAYVQIKTIWSTMLRLYDFHLVDGYFPSVNYTTMIHTPHNPLIRYRRREQQ